A genomic window from Prunus persica cultivar Lovell chromosome G2, Prunus_persica_NCBIv2, whole genome shotgun sequence includes:
- the LOC18787525 gene encoding serine/threonine-protein kinase-like protein At3g51990, translating to MGYLSCKAESAISVSNSQTSSSKTTTTTTTNPEKPIKIQHFDYSDIEAATNGFSDQKLLGKGSHGYVYKAVLRGRLVAVKRPSRAHSQTLRPTSCSAPETTNEVDNEIEILSKIQSPRLVNLLGFSNDSKDRLLVVEFMSNGTLYDVLHSSARPPNWGRRIRLALQTAKAIDTLHSSNPPVIHRDIKSANVLIDRSYNARLGDFGLALRYCHFDDYRLRSTPPAGTIGYLDPCYVTPDNLSTKTDVFSFGILLLEILSGRKAIDVAYSPPCIVDWAIPLIKRGKLITVYDPRIEPPKDPIVRKQLAVIAAKCVRSCRERRPSMKEVVVWLTGLSKLVPLHSWNGFNNPCTMVETMGQPVESRNAHFRSKLEGVGEENLEALDAKLTRQALRNSRRVYSDLGFSSNLMELMAGTDGESEFRGNADGDEPNLKSGNRVSRFSSERYIGRRSAQSTPGHGKEVPDLIRNPSFAKRSFICSRRDDAMPHVSGSSHPAGGILLAA from the coding sequence ATGGGGTACCTTTCTTGCAAAGCTGAATCAGCCATCTCCGTCTCCAATTCCCAAACCTCGTCATCcaaaaccaccaccaccaccaccaccaacccaGAAAAACCCATCAAGATCCAACACTTTGACTACAGTGATATTGAGGCTGCCACCAATGGCTTCTCCGACCAAAAGCTTTTAGGCAAAGGCAGCCATGGCTATGTCTACAAAGCTGTACTCCGTGGCCGTCTTGTTGCTGTTAAGAGACCCTCCAGAGCTCACAGCCAAACTCTCCGACCCACCTCATGTTCTGCGCCAGAGACCACCAACGAGGTCGACAACGAGATCGAGATCTTGTCCAAGATTCAGAGCCCAAGGTTGGTCAATCTTTTGGGATTTTCAAATGATTCAAAGGACAGGCTTTTGGTGGTGGAGTTCATGAGCAACGGTACGCTCTATGATGTTTTGCATTCTAGTGCTAGGCCTCCCAATTGGGGTCGTAGAATTAGATTAGCTTTGCAAACTGCTAAGGCCATTGACACTTTGCATTCATCAAACCCGCCTGTAATTCATAGAGATATTAAGTCTGCTAATGTTTTAATTGATCGTAGTTACAATGCCCGGCTGGGTGATTTTGGGCTGGCTCTAAGGTACTGCCATTTTGATGACTATAGACTCCGGTCAACCCCGCCGGCGGGGACTATTGGGTACTTGGACCCTTGCTATGTGACCCCTGACAATTTGAGTACTAAAACTGATGTTTTTAGCTTTGGGATTTTGTTGTTGGAGATTCTAAGTGGTAGGAAAGCCATTGATGTTGCGTATTCTCCACCTTGTATTGTTGATTGGGCGATTCCACTTATAAAGAGAGGGAAGCTGATAACTGTTTATGATCCAAGAATTGAACCTCCTAAAGACCCTATTGTGAGGAAGCAGTTGGCTGTCATTGCAGCCAAGTGTGTGAGGTCTTGTAGGGAGCGTAGGCCGTCGATGAAAGAGGTGGTGGTTTGGCTTACTGGGTTGAGTAAGTTGGTCCCCCTGCATTCATGGAATGGTTTTAATAATCCATGTACAATGGTAGAGACAATGGGACAACCAGTTGAATCAAGGAATGCCCATTTCCGTTCAAAGCTAGAGGGTGTTGGTGAAGAGAATTTGGAAGCCTTGGATGCTAAATTGACTAGGCAAGCCCTGAGGAATTCCCGCAGAGTTTACTCTGATTTGGGGTTTAGTAGCAACCTGATGGAGCTTATGGCAGGTACTGATGGAGAGTCTGAATTTCGGGGTAATGCAGATGGAGATGAGCCCAATTTAAAATCAGGGAATCGGGTTTCTAGATTTAGTAGTGAAAGATACATTGGTAGAAGGAGTGCTCAATCAACTCCTGGTCATGGGAAAGAAGTCCCTGATTTGATCCGAAATCCTTCATTTGCGAAAAGATCATTTATATGTTCAAGGAGAGATGATGCAATGCCTCATGTGAGTGGTAGTTCCCATCCAGCTGGTGGTATACTGCTGGCtgcataa
- the LOC18786680 gene encoding protein transport protein SEC31 homolog B gives MACIKGVNRSASVALAPDAPYMAAGTMAGAVDLSFSSSANIEIFKLDFQSDDRDLPVVGESTSSEKFNRLSWARPTGSGSQEFGLGLIAGGLVDGTIDIWNPQTLIRPEAGVSASVGHLTRHKGPVLGLEFNAIAPNLLASGADDGEICIWDLANPAEPSHFPPLKGSGSAAQGEVSFLSWNSKVQHILASTSYNGSTVIWDLKKQKPVISFTDSVRRRCSVLQWNPDIATQLVVASDEDGSPALRLWDMRNVMSPVKEFVGHTKGVIAMSWCPNDSSYLLTCAKDNRTICWDTVSAEIVCEVPGGTNWNFDVHWYPKVPGVISASSFDGKIGIYNIEGCSRYGVGDSDFGGGPLRAPKWYKRPVGASFGFGGKIVSFQHGSSGVSEVYVHSLVTEHSLVNRSSEFEAAIQNGEKSLLRALCEKKSQESESEDDQETWGLLRVMLEDDGTARTKLITHLGFSIPEETNESVPDDLSQEVNVLGLEDTTSDKVGLGSDKETTIFPTDNGEDFFNNLPSPKADTPVSTSGDKFSEGDTVPVANEMQQEPDGLEESADPSFDESVQHALVVGDYKGAVAKCISANKMADALVIAHAGGASLWESTRDQYLKMSHSPYLKIVSAMVSNDLLSLVNTRPLKFWKETLALLCSFASRDEWTVLCDTLASKLIVAGNTLAATICYICAGNIDKTVEIWSRCLTTEHEGRSYVDLLQELMEKTIVLALASGQKRFSASLCKLVEKYAEILASQGLLTTAMEYLKLLGSDELSPELVILRDRIALSTEPENVSKNAAYGNQPAASGPVYGADQSNFGVVGASSPYYQETVPSQLQPGVPGSQYGESYQEPVNSPYGRGYGAPAPYQAASQPHMFLPSQAPQVPQEKFSVPPVSSQPAVRPFIPSTPPVLKNVEQYQQPTLGSQLYPGTTIPSFQPMQPGPGSAAPLTSQVAPVPGNKPHVVAPSPPPRGFMPVTNSGVVQGPHPGSLQPPSPTHQAPARASMAAAAPPPTIQTVDTSNVPAQQKSVITTLTRLFNETSEALGGSRANPGKKREIEDNSRKIGALFAKLNSGDISRNAADKLVQLCQALDNGDFGTALQIQVLLTTSEWDECNFWLATLKRMIKTRQNVRLS, from the exons ATGGCGTGTATAAAAGGGGTGAATCGATCGGCATCGGTGGCGCTTGCGCCCGACGCGCCGTACATGGCGGCGGGGACGATGGCGGGAGCAGTGGATCTGTCGTTCAGCTCCTCCGCCAACATTGAGATCTTTAAGCTTGATTTTCAGTCCGACGATCGTGATCTCCCTGTAGTGGGTGAGTCCACGAGCTCTGAGAAATTCAACAGGTTGTCGTGGGCCAGGCCTACTGGATCGGGGTCTCAGGAGTTCGGGCTAGGGCTCATTGCTGGTGGACTTGTCGATGGGACTATTGATATCTGGAACCCACAAACTCTGATCCG TCCTGAGGCAGGTGTAAGTGCTTCAGTTGGGCATCTCACAAGACATAAAGGGCCT GTTCTTGGTCTTGAATTTAATGCAATTGCACCAAATTTACTTGCATCTGGGGCTGATGATGGTGAAATTTGCATATGGGACTTGGCCAATCCTGCAGAGCCATCTCATTTTCCACCTCTCAAG GGTAGTGGTTCTGCTGCCCAGGGTGAGGTTTCATTTTTATCTTGGAATAGCAAGGTCCAACATATATTAGCATCCACTTCATATAATGGTTCAACTG tgATTTGGGACCTAAAAAAGCAAAAGCCAGTGATAAG TTTTACAGATTCAGTTAGAAGACGGTGCTCTGTTTTGCAGTGGAATCCTGATATTGCCACTCAGCTTGTTGTTGCATCAGATGAAGATGGTTCACCTGCTCTGAGG CTCTGGGATATGCGTAATGTAATGTCACCAGTTAAAGAGTTTGTGGGGCACACAAAAG GTGTAATTGCAATGTCTTGGTGTCCCAATGACAGTTCTTATCTGCTTACATGTGCCAAGGATAATCGAACTATTTGCTGGGACACAGTTTCTGCAGAG ATTGTCTGTGAAGTGCCAGGAGGCACCAACTGGAATTTTGATGTACATTGGTATCCAAAAGTACCTGGAGTGATATCGGCATCTTCATTTGATggaaaaattggaatttaCAATATTGAG gGTTGCAGTAGATATGGAGTTGGGGATAGTGATTTTGGTGGCG GACCTCTGAGAGCTCCGAAATGGTATAAGCGGCCAGTTGGTGCATCTTTTGGCTTTGGAGGCAAAATTGTGTCCTTTCAGCATGGTTCATCTGGTGTTTCGGAG GTTTATGTACACAGCTTGGTTACTGAGCATAGTTTGGTGAATCGCTCATCTGAATTTGAAGCTGCAATACAAAATGGGGAGAAGTCTTTACTTCGGGCTTTATGTGAGAAGAAATCACAGGAGTCTGA ATCTGAGGATGACCAGGAAACATGGGGCTTATTAAGGGTTATGCTTGAAGATGATGGGACTGCAAGGACAAAGCTGATCACTCATCTTGGGTTCAGTATACCCGAGGAAACAAACGAAAGTGTTCCAGATGATCTATCACAGGAAGTCAATGTGCTTGGGCTTGAGGATACTACATCTGATAAAGTGGGCCTGGGGAGTGATAAGGAAACCACCATCTTTCCTACTGATAATGGAGAAGATTTCTTTAACAATCTTCCTAGCCCAAAAGCTGATACTCCTGTGTCAACCTCTGGTGACAAATTTTCTGAGGGGGATACAGTTCCTGTTGCAAATGAAATGCAGCAAGAGCCTGATGGACTGGAGGAGAGTGCTGACCCATCATTTGATGAATCTGTTCAACATGCTTTAGTTGTCGGAGATTATAAGGGCGCTGTTGCAAAATGCATTTCAGCAAATAAAATGGCTGATGCTCTAGTTATTGCTCATGCTGGTGGTGCTTCGTTGTGGGAGAGCACACGGGATCAATACCTTAAAATGAGCCATTCACCTTACCTTAAG ATTGTTTCTGCGATGGTGAGCAATGATCTGTTGAGCCTTGTTAATACCAGACCCCTAAAATTCTGGAAAGAAACACTTGCTCTTCTCTGTAGT TTTGCATCAAGAGATGAATGGACTGTGCTTTGTGATACACTTGCTTCCAAACTTATAGTTGCTGGCAATACCCTGGCGGCAACTATTTGCTATATATGTGCGGGGAATATTGATAAAACCGTCGAGATTTGGTCGAGGTGTTTGACTACCGAGCATGAGGGAAGATCATACGTCGACCTGCTTCAG GAATTAATGGAGAAGACGATTGTCCTTGCCCTGGCTTCTGGGCAAAAGCGATTTAGTGCTTCTTTGTGCAAACTTGTTGAGAAATACGCAGAAATTTTAGCTAGTCAAGGTCTTTTAACAACAGCAATGGAGTACCTAAAACTCTTGGGTTCTGATGAATTGTCACCTGAACTGGTTATCTTAAGGGATCGTATTGCTCTTTCTACAGAACCTG AGAATGTTTCCAAGAATGCAGCATATGGAAACCAACCTGCAGCAAGTGGGCCTGTATATGGCGCTGATCAATCTAATTTTGGTGTGGTTGGGGCCTCTTCTCCATATTATCAG GAAACAGTGCCATCACAGTTGCAACCAGGTGTCCCCGGAAGTCAATATGGAGAAAGTTATCAGGAACCTGTTAATTCCCCGTACGGAAGAGGATATGGTGCTCCTGCCCCATATCAGGCAGCATCCCAGCCCCATATGTTTCTTCCTTCCCAGGCACCTCAGGTTCCACAG GAGAAATTTTCTGTGCCTCCTGTTTCCTCTCAGCCTGCAGTGAGGCCTTTCATTCCTTCAACTCCTCCTGTGCTGAAAAATGTGGAGCAATATCAGCAGCCAACGTTGGGTTCTCAGTTGTATCCT GGAACCACCATCCCTTCTTTCCAACCTATGCAACCGGGGCCTGGTTCAGCTGCTCCTCTGACATCACAAGTGGCTCCAGTTCCTGGAAATAAGCCACATGTTGTAGCTCCCTCCCCTCCACCAAGGGGATTTATGCCAGTTACTAATTCGGGAGTTGTTCAAGGGCCTCATCCGGGTTCACTGCAGCCACCTAGTCCTACTCACCAAGCTCCTGCTCGAGCTTCCATGGCTGCAGCAGCGCCACCACCCACCATACAGACAGTTGATACATCCAATGTTCCTG CCCAACAAAAATCCGTTATCACAACATTAACAAGACTTTTCAATGAGACATCTGAAGCGTTGGGAGGTTCTCGTGCAAATCCTGGCAAGAAGCGTGAAATAGAAGACAATTCGAGGAAGATAGGTGCATTATTTGCCAAACTCAACAGTGGGGACATATCTAGAAATGCTGCTGATAAGCTTGTTCAGCTATGCCAGGCATTGGATAATGGTGATTTCGGTACTGCCCTGCAAATCCAG GTGCTTCTTACCACTAGTGAATGGGATGAGTGCAACTTCTGGCTTGCAACCCTTAAGCGGATGATCAAGACAAGGCAAAATGTGAGACTAAGCTAA